The proteins below come from a single Oncorhynchus gorbuscha isolate QuinsamMale2020 ecotype Even-year linkage group LG12, OgorEven_v1.0, whole genome shotgun sequence genomic window:
- the LOC123991469 gene encoding kinesin-like protein KIF3B, translating into MESKLLVGGRNIMDLTSEQQKTLETRRQEIAEQSRREREILQQVMVQDEETLELRETFSSLQQEVEAKTKKLKKLYAKLQCVKAEIQDVNDEHVRSRQELEQTQNQLTRELKFK; encoded by the exons ATGGAGAGCAAGCTGCTGGTTGGAGGGAGGAACATCATGGATCTCACCAGCGAACAGCAGAAGACCCTGGAGACACGCAGACAGGAGATCGCTGAGCAG agtcgtagagagagggagattctgCAGCAGGTGATGGTTCAGGATGAAGAGACTCTAGAACTCAGAGAAACATTCTCCTCCCTGCAACAGGAGGTGGAGGCCAAGACCAAGAAGCTCAAGAAG CTCTATGCTAAGCTGCAGTGTGTGAAGGCTGAGATCCAGGATGTTAATGATGAGCACGTCAGGAGTCGACAGGAGCTGGAGCAGACGCAGAACCAACTCACCAGAGAACTCAAGTTCAAGTAA
- the LOC123990336 gene encoding kinesin-like protein KIF3C: MNRLTLDPEEDQWKFQLLTSSESQMKKRLASAVGYKRPISQYARVALVMGAHSRYRAENILFLELDMSPPTTVSLDHWPSEVRPNCSPSPTDNAPNRERATRVRKSRSWCQAPRAITSSSSMVSLATHSTATPSTAQ, encoded by the exons ATGAACAGACTGACCCTTGACCCTGAGGAGGACCAGTGGAAGTTCCAACTCCTCACCTCCTCCGAGAG TCAGATGAAGAAGAGACTAGCCTCGGCAGTCGGATACAAACGACCAATCAGCCAGTACGCACGGGTTGCCTTAGTGATGGGCGCCCACTCCAGATACCGg gctGAGAACATCCTGTTCTTGGAGCTGGACATGAGTCCTCCCACCACAGTCTCATTGGACCACTGGCCCTCAGAGGTGCGGCCTAACTGTAGCCCCTCTCCCACAGACAACGCCCCCAACAGGGAGAGAGCCACACGCGTCCGCAAGTCACGCTCCTG GTGTCAGGCCCCACGAGCcatcacttcctcctcctccatggttTCCCTGGCAACCCATTCTACTGCCACGCCCAGTACTGCCCAGTGA